One Candidatus Omnitrophota bacterium DNA window includes the following coding sequences:
- the accC gene encoding acetyl-CoA carboxylase biotin carboxylase subunit has product MFSKILIANRGEIALRIIRACHEIGIRTVAVYSQADRNSLHVRFADEAICIGQASSTNSYLNIPAIISAAEITDVEAIHPGYGFLAENAHFAEICQSCKITFIGPTPENMRLMGDKMAARTTMQKAGLPIVPGSREVIKNKEEALKTAKSIGYPIIIKAAAGGGGKGMRICHNDLTLVSSLLTAQTEAEANFGNSSVYIEKYIERPRHIEVQIIADASGHIVQLGERDCSIQRRHQKLLEESPSPAVDSKMRRKLGELVLKGMKSIGYVSCGTIEFLLDEKTGNFYFMEMNTRIQVEHPVTEMVCGIDLIKEQIRVAAGEKLKFTQESIQLKGAAIECRINAEDPDNNFMPCPGKIETLVLPGGPNVRVDTHIYAGYEIPPYYDSLVAKLIVYGTNRQEAIKTMRRALSEFYIAPIKTTAPFHLKLMDNPLFRRGDISTHFVQDLLVSEGKPE; this is encoded by the coding sequence ATGTTTTCTAAGATTCTCATTGCTAACCGAGGCGAAATCGCCTTAAGAATAATCCGCGCCTGTCATGAGATAGGTATTCGTACTGTAGCTGTTTATTCTCAGGCGGACCGCAATAGCCTGCATGTGCGTTTTGCCGATGAGGCAATTTGCATCGGCCAGGCGTCTTCCACTAATAGTTATTTAAATATCCCCGCCATTATCAGTGCAGCTGAAATCACCGATGTCGAAGCAATACATCCTGGGTATGGGTTTTTAGCTGAAAATGCTCATTTTGCTGAAATATGTCAATCCTGTAAAATTACATTTATCGGGCCAACTCCTGAGAATATGCGCCTTATGGGTGATAAGATGGCTGCCCGCACCACAATGCAAAAGGCGGGGTTACCAATAGTTCCTGGAAGCCGGGAAGTTATTAAAAATAAGGAAGAGGCGCTTAAAACTGCCAAGTCAATTGGTTATCCTATAATTATCAAAGCGGCAGCCGGTGGCGGTGGCAAGGGTATGCGTATTTGCCACAATGATTTAACTTTAGTTTCCAGTTTATTAACTGCTCAGACCGAAGCAGAAGCAAATTTTGGTAATTCCAGCGTTTACATTGAAAAATATATTGAAAGGCCGCGCCATATTGAAGTGCAGATAATTGCTGATGCTTCAGGCCATATTGTACAGTTAGGGGAAAGAGATTGTAGTATTCAGAGGAGGCATCAGAAATTACTCGAAGAATCCCCATCGCCTGCAGTAGATAGTAAGATGCGCCGTAAATTAGGTGAATTGGTTTTAAAAGGGATGAAATCAATTGGTTATGTTAGTTGTGGAACGATTGAGTTTTTGCTTGATGAAAAAACCGGCAATTTTTATTTTATGGAGATGAACACGCGGATTCAGGTAGAGCATCCGGTTACCGAAATGGTTTGTGGTATAGATTTGATTAAAGAGCAGATCCGGGTTGCTGCCGGAGAGAAACTTAAATTCACCCAGGAAAGTATTCAGCTTAAAGGAGCGGCAATTGAATGCCGCATTAATGCTGAGGATCCAGATAATAATTTTATGCCTTGTCCCGGAAAGATTGAAACCTTAGTTCTTCCTGGAGGGCCGAATGTCCGCGTAGATACACATATTTACGCCGGATATGAAATACCTCCTTATTATGATTCTTTGGTGGCTAAACTTATTGTTTATGGCACTAACCGTCAGGAAGCGATCAAGACTATGCGCCGGGCTCTAAGTGAATTTTATATTGCTCCTATTAAAACCACCGCGCCATTTCATCTTAAACTAATGGATAACCCTTTGTTTCGAAGGGGTGATATCTCTACACATTTTGTACAAGATTTATTAGTAAGCGAAGGGAAGCCAGAATAG
- a CDS encoding Asp23/Gls24 family envelope stress response protein — MNRDESRNDLGVVKIHKNVISSISSIAATEIEGVKRVASNLKNGLLKVIGQKFSSAIKVDISKNEEVKVEIPLIIKYGYNIPDVACRVQENVRAALEKMSNLSVKDININVRGIERGEQ, encoded by the coding sequence ATGAACCGTGATGAATCAAGGAATGATTTAGGAGTTGTTAAGATTCATAAAAATGTAATTTCATCCATCTCTTCTATTGCCGCTACGGAGATTGAAGGGGTCAAGCGGGTAGCCAGTAATTTAAAAAACGGTTTGCTTAAGGTTATTGGACAGAAATTCTCTTCGGCGATAAAAGTAGATATCTCTAAGAATGAAGAGGTAAAAGTTGAAATTCCTTTAATTATTAAATATGGTTATAATATTCCGGATGTTGCCTGCCGTGTGCAAGAAAATGTCCGTGCGGCACTAGAAAAGATGAGCAATCTTTCCGTAAAAGATATTAATATAAATGTGCGGGGCATAGAAAGGGGCGAGCAATGA
- the amaP gene encoding alkaline shock response membrane anchor protein AmaP yields MRFFTVLGIIFYAAVIIIIGVALIVFSLNLLLPQDINSLLVFAQSSQNSRIFIGLSGLLLILISISFAQIILGKFQREKTIAFATSSGQVTISLSAVEDLIRRIAGIIPEVRELRPNVVANKKGILVDMRVVLRSEANIPELTSRLQDITKSKIQEVLGLEEQIIIRIHVAKIVHDEKDNRKKKDFEKEDYSTMPFSGYGRA; encoded by the coding sequence ATGAGATTTTTTACCGTATTAGGGATTATATTTTATGCTGCGGTGATTATTATCATCGGGGTGGCTCTGATTGTTTTTTCATTAAACCTGTTACTACCTCAAGATATCAATAGCCTGCTTGTTTTTGCTCAAAGCAGCCAAAATTCTCGTATATTTATCGGCCTAAGCGGATTGCTTTTAATATTAATCAGTATATCATTCGCCCAGATTATCTTGGGAAAGTTCCAGAGGGAAAAAACAATTGCTTTTGCCACAAGCAGCGGGCAGGTAACCATTTCTCTTTCGGCAGTTGAGGATTTGATCCGCAGGATAGCCGGAATAATTCCTGAAGTAAGAGAATTAAGGCCAAATGTTGTGGCAAACAAAAAAGGTATTCTTGTGGATATGCGCGTAGTGTTACGATCTGAGGCCAATATTCCTGAGCTTACATCACGCCTGCAGGATATAACCAAATCTAAAATTCAGGAGGTCTTGGGCCTTGAAGAGCAGATTATTATTAGGATTCATGTGGCTAAAATTGTTCATGACGAAAAAGATAATCGTAAGAAAAAAGATTTTGAGAAAGAAGATTATTCAACAATGCCGTTTAGTGGTTATGGTAGAGCATAG
- a CDS encoding 6-phosphofructokinase: MVRIGILTGGGDCPGLNPVIRAVVRKALLEGYEIVGIKNGWKGLVENDTMPLNINTVSGILPKGGTILGTSRTNPYKKEGDLQKVKDNFKKMGLDALVAVGGEDTLGVASKLVKDGLSNIVGVPKTIDNDLSATDYTFGFDTALNVATECIDRLHTTAESHHRIMVAEVMGRHAGWIALEAGIAGGADVILIPEIPIDMDEVCNVIKKRHERGKSFSIIVVSEGAQFKGGDMVLQEKKLDAFGHVRLGGIGEELAAQIEKRTGYETRVSVLGHIQRGGSPTAFDRVLGTRLGVKAVELIKNKKFGKMVALSGIKIIDVPLEDAVKALKTVDMELYDIARVFFG, encoded by the coding sequence ATGGTAAGGATTGGTATTTTAACAGGTGGTGGTGATTGTCCAGGTTTAAATCCGGTCATCCGGGCGGTAGTACGTAAAGCATTACTGGAGGGTTATGAAATTGTAGGCATCAAAAATGGCTGGAAGGGGTTGGTTGAGAATGATACCATGCCTTTAAATATAAATACTGTTTCAGGTATTTTACCTAAAGGCGGGACAATTTTGGGGACTAGCCGCACTAATCCATATAAAAAAGAGGGTGACCTGCAAAAAGTTAAGGATAACTTTAAGAAAATGGGATTAGATGCTTTGGTTGCTGTAGGCGGCGAAGATACTCTTGGTGTTGCCTCTAAATTAGTTAAGGATGGTTTAAGTAATATTGTGGGAGTTCCTAAAACTATAGACAATGATTTGTCAGCTACTGATTATACATTTGGTTTTGATACTGCTTTAAATGTGGCTACTGAATGTATTGACCGCCTGCATACTACCGCAGAAAGCCACCACCGTATTATGGTTGCCGAAGTTATGGGCAGGCATGCAGGATGGATTGCGCTTGAAGCAGGAATCGCCGGAGGGGCAGATGTAATTTTAATTCCTGAAATCCCTATTGATATGGATGAGGTTTGTAATGTAATTAAAAAGAGGCATGAAAGAGGCAAGAGCTTTAGTATTATAGTAGTTTCCGAAGGCGCTCAGTTTAAGGGCGGCGATATGGTTCTTCAGGAGAAAAAGCTTGATGCGTTTGGGCATGTTAGGCTAGGAGGTATTGGCGAGGAGTTAGCAGCTCAGATTGAGAAGAGAACCGGTTATGAAACCAGAGTGAGCGTCTTGGGGCATATACAAAGAGGGGGTTCACCTACTGCTTTTGACCGTGTCTTAGGTACACGTTTAGGGGTAAAAGCAGTGGAGTTGATTAAAAACAAGAAATTCGGAAAGATGGTAGCTTTGTCCGGGATTAAGATTATTGATGTACCCTTAGAAGATGCAGTGAAAGCTTTAAAAACGGTTGATATGGAGCTTTATGATATTGCTAGGGTATTTTTTGGGTAG
- a CDS encoding D-sedoheptulose 7-phosphate isomerase — MLERIKDILLESIQVKEEILRNQISSIMQIAVLMIDCLKKDGKVIVFGNGGSASDSQHIAAELVGRFKKDRSALAGIALTTNTSILTSLANDYGYDVVFSRQVEALGKKNDVVLGISTSGRAKNVALGIKQAKKMGIKTVALSGGDGGDIVKLADVSLVVPSKVTARIQEAHITIAHIICEMIEQELCQEQK, encoded by the coding sequence ATGCTGGAGAGGATAAAAGATATACTCTTGGAGAGTATTCAGGTTAAAGAAGAGATTTTACGAAATCAGATTTCTTCGATCATGCAGATTGCGGTGTTAATGATTGATTGCCTGAAGAAAGACGGTAAAGTAATTGTGTTTGGCAATGGCGGTTCAGCTAGTGACAGCCAGCATATTGCTGCTGAACTTGTCGGCCGTTTTAAGAAGGATCGCTCAGCCTTAGCCGGCATTGCTTTGACTACTAATACCTCTATACTTACTTCTTTGGCTAATGATTATGGGTATGATGTAGTTTTTTCCCGCCAGGTTGAAGCTTTGGGAAAGAAAAATGATGTAGTTTTAGGAATATCAACTAGCGGAAGAGCAAAAAATGTAGCTTTAGGAATTAAGCAAGCCAAGAAGATGGGAATTAAAACCGTGGCTCTAAGCGGAGGGGATGGAGGGGATATTGTAAAATTAGCAGATGTATCTTTGGTGGTTCCCTCTAAAGTAACCGCCAGGATTCAGGAAGCACACATTACCATCGCCCATATAATATGCGAAATGATCGAGCAGGAACTTTGCCAGGAACAAAAATAA
- the rfaE2 gene encoding D-glycero-beta-D-manno-heptose 1-phosphate adenylyltransferase, which yields MPGTKINSLSALKRKISGLKRKGKRIVFTNGCFDILHFGHIKYLQDAKNKGDYLVVAVNSDSSIKKIKAKNRPVIGQNDRLKTIAALASVDFVVLFNEDNPLKLIKALKPDILIKGADWDKSKIVGADFVDSYGGKVLTVNLVKGRSTSALIEKIVRNFSKK from the coding sequence TTGCCAGGAACAAAAATAAATTCGCTTTCTGCCCTCAAGCGTAAAATAAGTGGTCTCAAACGTAAAGGCAAGCGTATAGTTTTTACTAACGGTTGTTTCGATATCTTACATTTTGGCCATATCAAATACCTTCAGGATGCCAAGAATAAAGGTGACTATTTGGTTGTAGCAGTAAATAGCGATTCCTCCATTAAAAAAATAAAAGCGAAAAATCGTCCGGTAATCGGCCAAAATGATCGTTTAAAGACAATTGCGGCATTGGCAAGTGTTGATTTTGTGGTTTTATTTAACGAGGATAATCCATTGAAATTAATCAAGGCGCTTAAGCCGGATATTCTGATTAAAGGTGCGGACTGGGATAAGAGTAAAATTGTGGGTGCGGATTTTGTAGACAGTTACGGTGGAAAGGTTCTTACCGTTAATTTAGTTAAGGGACGCTCAACTAGTGCGTTAATTGAAAAAATTGTCAGGAATTTCTCAAAAAAATAA
- a CDS encoding thiamine-phosphate pyrophosphorylase, whose protein sequence is MKKLSGISQKNNINRIIDANLNRVKEGLRVCEEITRFILDNHKFTLLFKNLRHRIDGVAGKIYPVSALLTQRNSKKDVGRFNSCGELARANCKDIFWANIQRIKESLRVLEEFSKLVDRKAALDFKQLRYKVYEIEKASFKEISALSDSR, encoded by the coding sequence TTGAAAAAATTGTCAGGAATTTCTCAAAAAAATAATATTAATCGTATTATTGATGCAAATTTAAACCGGGTAAAGGAAGGACTGCGCGTTTGCGAAGAGATAACCCGTTTTATTTTGGATAATCATAAATTTACCCTGCTCTTTAAGAACCTTAGGCATCGGATTGATGGGGTAGCTGGGAAAATCTATCCTGTTTCGGCATTGCTTACTCAGCGTAATAGCAAGAAAGATGTCGGAAGATTTAATTCTTGCGGGGAACTAGCGCGCGCCAACTGCAAAGATATTTTTTGGGCTAATATCCAAAGGATTAAAGAATCATTACGCGTGCTGGAAGAGTTTAGCAAATTAGTGGATAGAAAGGCGGCTTTGGATTTTAAGCAGCTGCGGTATAAAGTTTATGAAATCGAGAAAGCATCTTTTAAAGAAATCTCAGCTTTATCTGATTCTAGATAA
- the thiE gene encoding thiamine phosphate synthase has protein sequence MKSRKHLLKKSQLYLILDKPTLGRRSLENIYSAAWAGKIGLIQLRDKQGIKSDVLDLAIKLSRCLSRSKTLFIVNDYIDIAVASGADGLHLGQDDLPVKEARKILGQDKIIGISCHNLAQALKAQREGANYIGIGPVYSTATKPEYKPIGLRVLQQLKDKIKIPYFAIGDIHLGNIGEVIAAGARRIAVCRAILKANNPKMAADEFYKKLNK, from the coding sequence ATGAAATCGAGAAAGCATCTTTTAAAGAAATCTCAGCTTTATCTGATTCTAGATAAGCCGACCCTTGGAAGGCGTTCTTTAGAAAATATATATTCTGCAGCTTGGGCAGGTAAAATTGGTTTAATCCAGCTAAGGGATAAGCAGGGCATTAAATCGGATGTATTAGATTTAGCGATTAAGCTTTCAAGGTGTTTAAGCCGGAGTAAAACGCTCTTTATAGTTAATGATTATATTGATATAGCTGTTGCTTCTGGTGCAGACGGACTTCATCTGGGGCAGGATGATTTACCTGTAAAGGAGGCTAGAAAGATATTGGGGCAGGATAAGATTATCGGAATATCTTGTCATAATCTGGCTCAGGCCTTGAAAGCTCAAAGAGAAGGAGCAAATTACATTGGAATTGGCCCAGTATATTCAACTGCTACTAAACCTGAATATAAGCCGATAGGTTTAAGAGTTTTGCAACAGCTAAAAGATAAAATAAAAATTCCTTATTTTGCAATTGGCGATATTCATTTAGGTAATATTGGTGAGGTTATTGCTGCTGGAGCCAGGCGTATCGCGGTTTGCCGGGCAATTTTAAAAGCAAATAACCCAAAAATGGCAGCAGATGAATTTTATAAAAAATTGAATAAATGA
- the thiC gene encoding phosphomethylpyrimidine synthase ThiC: MTQLDFAKKNIITPLMRKVASFEGVSSAKLIRLMAKGKVVIPLNINHKIKKPCAVGSTLSTKVNANIGTSTDESRISEEIKKLKIAIKHGADAVMDLSVGGDLTKVRKEVLKYSSIPVGTVPVYEITVRAQEKNKNFLQFDADDLLAVLDEQAKQGVDFFTIHSGVTQRNLKILEKQKRLMGVVSRGGAIIASWIKYHKKENPFFTHFEQILDIAYRYDVTLSLGDGLRPGSILDATDKAQIAELKILGELAKRAWNRGVQVMIEGPGHVPLDQIEKNIALEKKYCNGAPFYVLGPLVTDVAPGYDHITSAIGGALAASYGADFLCYVTPAEHLRHPSESDVREGVVASRIAAHAGDLIKRKKIAIEWDRNISIARRARDWKKQIELSINPEKAREYRLSSKPKLSKVCTMCGKYCSIKLMDDCVSTDR, from the coding sequence ATGACTCAATTAGATTTTGCCAAGAAAAATATCATTACCCCGCTTATGCGCAAAGTTGCCTCTTTTGAAGGGGTAAGTTCTGCTAAGCTTATACGCCTTATGGCTAAAGGCAAAGTAGTCATACCGCTAAATATAAATCATAAGATAAAAAAACCTTGTGCTGTGGGTAGCACTCTTTCTACTAAGGTTAATGCCAATATTGGTACCTCTACCGATGAATCCCGCATTTCTGAAGAAATTAAAAAATTAAAAATTGCCATAAAACATGGCGCAGATGCTGTTATGGATCTAAGCGTGGGAGGGGATCTTACGAAGGTAAGGAAAGAGGTTCTAAAGTATTCTAGTATCCCAGTTGGCACTGTTCCGGTTTACGAAATAACAGTCAGGGCCCAGGAAAAGAATAAAAATTTTCTTCAATTCGATGCCGATGATCTTTTAGCTGTGTTGGATGAACAAGCTAAACAAGGAGTCGATTTTTTTACCATACATAGCGGAGTAACGCAAAGAAACTTAAAAATTTTGGAGAAACAGAAAAGGTTAATGGGGGTAGTTTCGCGTGGTGGTGCAATTATTGCCAGTTGGATAAAATATCACAAGAAAGAGAATCCTTTTTTCACGCATTTTGAACAGATTTTGGATATTGCTTATAGATATGATGTGACTTTAAGTTTGGGAGATGGGTTAAGGCCAGGTTCCATTTTAGATGCTACGGATAAGGCTCAGATAGCAGAGTTAAAAATCTTAGGGGAATTGGCAAAGCGTGCTTGGAATAGAGGTGTTCAGGTAATGATTGAAGGCCCGGGACATGTGCCTCTGGACCAAATAGAAAAAAATATTGCTTTAGAGAAAAAATACTGTAATGGAGCGCCTTTTTATGTATTAGGGCCTTTGGTTACTGATGTTGCCCCGGGATATGATCATATTACATCTGCAATCGGAGGAGCGTTGGCGGCAAGCTATGGAGCAGATTTCCTTTGTTACGTAACTCCTGCTGAGCATTTGCGCCATCCCTCAGAAAGCGATGTGCGTGAAGGTGTAGTTGCCAGCCGCATCGCTGCTCATGCCGGCGATTTGATTAAGCGAAAAAAAATTGCCATAGAATGGGATAGAAATATATCGATTGCCCGAAGAGCGCGCGACTGGAAAAAACAAATTGAGTT